AGCAGCTAGCGCGGGACTTGGGCGTGAAATCGATTTCACCGTGCAAGCCTGAGGTTGCCGATAAGCACACGGGTTACCAAGTGGGTGGAACTTCGCCGTTTGGGACGAAAAGAAAAATGCCAGTTTATATGGAAAAGACCATTCTTGATTTGGATTTGATCTATATAAATGGGGGTAAACGCGGCTTTCTTGTTTCAATGAAACCTCAGGAAATCGTACGAGTTTTAAACCCCAAGCTTGTCCAAGTGGGCCTCGTCAGTAACAAGGTCTAGCGGAAAGTTAAGAATCGGCTCTGACCATCGTCCAAAACACTAAACATAAGATACAAATCCCCGAATGAAATGCCGAATAAATACTTATGAATTCGGCATCCTTATTTAAAAACCTAGTGTCACGTTTCGGGGCAGAGGTCGCGTTGATCGTGGCCATTGCTTTAGGTTTTTATATTTTTAAAGATCCAGGAAGAATTGCTTCGCGGGTTGAATCCGAAAACTTCAAACGCATCACTGCCGCTGTTGCAAATATCAAAAAGACTGTGAATGATGCAAGCGTTGCTGAAAAAGCTTTTCTAAAAAGTAAACAGGAACGTGATCTTCAGGAATACAATAAGCAAGTTCAAAACCTGAATTTACAGATGGGCCAGTTAAACAAACTTGCTGCCTACGATACAACCTACGCAAATCAAATCACTCAGTTGAACCATTTGCTAAAAGCGCATTTTGATTCTGTGAACCAGGCTTTAATGCAAAGACAGCAGGGCGTGGTAGTTAAATCTAGAAATCCGGCTCAAGAAGATCAGTTGGCTAAAGCCTTTTATGATTTCAAAACTGTTCCTGCTGCTGCGAAAGTTTCTTTTGAGCTGATCCTTGGACTAAGCATAGCGTTAGCGCTGTTAGTAGCATTCAGTCGCTACTGGCAAGGTCAGTACTTACGAGCGCAAAGAAAAAAATCCTACAACTTACAAAACCGTTCGATCCTTCTAGATACGATTTTAAATAGCATGGGTGAAGCATTGATCGTGATCGACAAAGACGGATTTTTCACTCACTACAATGCAGCTGCCCAGCGAATCATCGGTACCAAAATTAAAGAAGTTGCCGCTGATATCACGATTCAACAACTGGGCTTTTTCAACATGCAAAATGGTGAGGCCTATAGCAAATCCACTTTGCCATTGATTCGAGCTTTGCGTGGGGAAGAAGTCGAAGACCTAGAAATCTTCGTACAAAACGAAACCCATCCCGAAGGTGTCTATATCACTTTAAGCAGTCGCAGTATCGGCGATATTGATGGCGGTATTTCTGGGACCTTGGTGGTCTTTAAAGACATCACTCGCCGTAAGATGATCGAACAAGAGTGGATTAAAGCTAGGGAAGCCGCCTTAGAAGCCTCGGTTAAAAAGTCGGACTTCCTAGCGGCCATGAGCCACGAGATCAGAACGCCTATGAACGGCGTTATTGGTATGACAACTTTGTTAGCTGATACTCGTCTAGATGATGAACAAAAAGAATATGTTGGAACGGTCAAACGTTCTGCTGAATCTTTATTGATGCTGATTAATGATATTTTGGATTATTCAAAAATCGAAGCAGGTAAGATCGTTTTAGATCCCCAGCCTTTTGATTTAAAGTTCCTTACCCAAGATGTGATTGAGATTTTCAAAGCGACGGTGGCTGAAAAAAATGTCGGTCTTCGTCTGAATTTTGACATCGGTGAAAAACCATTCGTGGTCGGTGATTCAGGACGTCTGCGCCAAATACTTGTGAACTTGATTGGTAATGCCGTGAAGTTTACCGAAAAAGGCACTGTATCCTTAGACGTATCGTGCCTACAAAAATCCAGCAAGGAATTGTTGCTTAAGTTTGAAATCAAAGATACCGGTCCTGGTTTAAAAGAAGAAGAGCGCAGAAACCTGTTCCAAAAATATTTCCAAACAAAAACGGGAATGAAATTTGGTGGCACAGGTTTAGGCTTATCTATTTCCAAACAGCTTGTCGATCTAATGCAGGGTGAAATCGGTGTAGAAAGTGTTGTAGGCCTAGGCTCTACTTTCTGGTTTACAATTTCTGTTCCCGTTGCTGAAGGCCAAGCATTAACACCAGTGAAAGAATCTAAGTTCGCTGAAGTCTTTTCTGGAACTGTCCTTTTAGTTGAAGATCAGATCGTGAACCAAAGGGTGGCAGTAAGTTACTTAAAAAAATTGGGTCTAAATGTGGAAGTGGCTAACAACGGTCTTGTTGCCGTTGAAAAATATCAAAGCAAAAATTTTGATCTGATTTTTATGGATTGTCAGATGCCGATTTTAGATGGCTTTGAAGCGACCAAAAAAATCAGAGCTATGGAAAAAGCCGGTGGCAAAAGAACACCTATCGTCGCACTAACGGCTGATTCGACTCAAAACGACAGCAAGAACTATCAGTCGTCCGGGATGGATGCTTGTTTAACCAAACCTTTGGAACTTAATGAGCTGATGGCGTGTTTAACTCAGTGGATGCCTGCTAATAGCGGATTGCTATTAGACACGGCAATGTTGGGGAAGCTTGAAAAGCTGATGGTGAATGACCAAAGTTTGATTGAAGCCCTTATTGAAGATTTAGAATCTTCAGCGCCGCAGTTGATTGAAGCGATGAGAGAAGCCTTTAACGAAATCAACCTTCAAGGAATCTCTGAAGCAGCCCATGCCTTAAAATCTGCCAGCGCGACCCTAGGTGCAAAAAAACTGTCAGAACTTTGCGCCAAGGTAGAATCAATCAACGATATTAGCGGAGTTGATGTTTTAATTACTGAAATTGAAAAACAATTTACCGCAAGCCTGCAAGAGTTGAAACTATATAAAACCCGCAAACAAGTGGCGTAAGTGGCAATATATGGCTAAGATCCTCATCGTCGATGACCAAAAAAGTGTGCTGATGACTTTAGAAGCCCTACTTACCCAAGAAGGTCATTCGGTCGTGGCGTGTTCGAATGCGGTGGATGCCACACGGGTATTAGCAACTGAAAAAGTGGATTTAGTCATCACGGACGCCATCATGCCCGGGGGCAGTGATGGATATTCGTTGACTCGCACCATTCGCAAGCAACCTGCTTTACAAAAACTTCCAGTTATTCTGCTAACTGGTAAACGTGAAAAAAGCGATATCGAAAAAGGGATTGAATCCGGTGTCAGTGATTACGTGGTGAAACCCTTAGACCCGGAACTATTATCCGCAAAAATAAAAAACTTACTTGTCACGAAACCGGAAGATTCAGTGCAATTTGCCTCAACCGCCGTTTCCATCAAGGCAGAATGGGAAAGTAAAACAGAAATCACTTCTGTTTC
This is a stretch of genomic DNA from Bdellovibrio reynosensis. It encodes these proteins:
- a CDS encoding PAS domain-containing sensor histidine kinase — encoded protein: MNSASLFKNLVSRFGAEVALIVAIALGFYIFKDPGRIASRVESENFKRITAAVANIKKTVNDASVAEKAFLKSKQERDLQEYNKQVQNLNLQMGQLNKLAAYDTTYANQITQLNHLLKAHFDSVNQALMQRQQGVVVKSRNPAQEDQLAKAFYDFKTVPAAAKVSFELILGLSIALALLVAFSRYWQGQYLRAQRKKSYNLQNRSILLDTILNSMGEALIVIDKDGFFTHYNAAAQRIIGTKIKEVAADITIQQLGFFNMQNGEAYSKSTLPLIRALRGEEVEDLEIFVQNETHPEGVYITLSSRSIGDIDGGISGTLVVFKDITRRKMIEQEWIKAREAALEASVKKSDFLAAMSHEIRTPMNGVIGMTTLLADTRLDDEQKEYVGTVKRSAESLLMLINDILDYSKIEAGKIVLDPQPFDLKFLTQDVIEIFKATVAEKNVGLRLNFDIGEKPFVVGDSGRLRQILVNLIGNAVKFTEKGTVSLDVSCLQKSSKELLLKFEIKDTGPGLKEEERRNLFQKYFQTKTGMKFGGTGLGLSISKQLVDLMQGEIGVESVVGLGSTFWFTISVPVAEGQALTPVKESKFAEVFSGTVLLVEDQIVNQRVAVSYLKKLGLNVEVANNGLVAVEKYQSKNFDLIFMDCQMPILDGFEATKKIRAMEKAGGKRTPIVALTADSTQNDSKNYQSSGMDACLTKPLELNELMACLTQWMPANSGLLLDTAMLGKLEKLMVNDQSLIEALIEDLESSAPQLIEAMREAFNEINLQGISEAAHALKSASATLGAKKLSELCAKVESINDISGVDVLITEIEKQFTASLQELKLYKTRKQVA
- the ybaK gene encoding Cys-tRNA(Pro) deacylase, which encodes MSQKSDYPMTMAVRELENQKVSFAAHVFTYQEKGGTAHSSKELGVNEHAVIKTLIMETDDKSPIVILMHGNLQVSTKQLARDLGVKSISPCKPEVADKHTGYQVGGTSPFGTKRKMPVYMEKTILDLDLIYINGGKRGFLVSMKPQEIVRVLNPKLVQVGLVSNKV
- a CDS encoding response regulator; translated protein: MAKILIVDDQKSVLMTLEALLTQEGHSVVACSNAVDATRVLATEKVDLVITDAIMPGGSDGYSLTRTIRKQPALQKLPVILLTGKREKSDIEKGIESGVSDYVVKPLDPELLSAKIKNLLVTKPEDSVQFASTAVSIKAEWESKTEITSVSELGLQLNSNFPMPVGKILKIKSTVFDDIGIPSLPLRIDSCEEGGGSEPTYKIQAQFVGLTEKELSPLRLWIRSKQKF